A single Leptospira barantonii DNA region contains:
- the thiL gene encoding thiamine-phosphate kinase produces the protein MKENSILKESEIIRALYSPGNTQTDDCYLDEEGRIFTTDTICEGTHFRTEWSGPNEIAKKLVEVNVSDIAAGGGVPTQAFLNLGLSAACSREEWILPFSKTLRETLESYDIELCGGDTYRSPSLNLTLTLVGVTTQAWKRSGGKNGNFLYLTGSVGLSQLGYKFLNERLDVPESLRNLALERHLTPKSRLNVARELSKHFTISCCMDLTDGLLQDLPKLASSSEVGLKIELDKIPLPENSSEVLSLNEALGSGEELELLFLSSEILPNTLGGISITKIGTAVDDWKGVKYFKADETETTFSYPGFEHF, from the coding sequence TTGAAGGAAAATTCAATTTTGAAAGAATCGGAAATCATCCGCGCTCTCTACTCACCGGGGAATACACAGACTGACGACTGTTATCTGGACGAAGAAGGTCGGATCTTCACCACCGATACGATCTGCGAAGGAACTCATTTTAGAACCGAGTGGAGCGGCCCGAACGAAATCGCAAAAAAACTCGTAGAAGTAAACGTATCGGACATCGCGGCGGGTGGCGGAGTTCCGACCCAAGCGTTTCTCAATTTGGGACTCAGCGCGGCTTGTTCCAGGGAAGAATGGATTCTCCCCTTTTCCAAAACCTTACGAGAAACATTAGAATCTTATGATATAGAACTCTGCGGCGGGGACACGTATCGTTCCCCTTCCTTGAATCTGACTTTGACCTTGGTCGGAGTTACGACACAGGCTTGGAAACGATCCGGAGGGAAGAATGGTAATTTTTTATACCTCACCGGCTCCGTCGGACTTTCTCAACTCGGTTATAAATTTTTAAACGAACGTCTGGATGTCCCCGAATCTCTGCGAAACCTTGCCTTAGAAAGACATCTCACACCGAAATCGAGATTGAACGTCGCGCGGGAACTTTCCAAACACTTTACGATTTCCTGTTGTATGGATCTTACGGATGGACTTCTGCAGGATCTTCCGAAGTTGGCGTCCTCTTCGGAAGTCGGATTAAAAATCGAGTTGGATAAAATTCCTCTTCCCGAAAATTCTTCGGAAGTCCTGAGTCTCAACGAGGCTCTCGGCTCCGGGGAAGAATTGGAACTTCTATTCTTAAGTTCCGAAATTCTACCGAATACATTAGGCGGAATATCGATTACAAAAATCG